In a genomic window of Weissella tructae:
- a CDS encoding ABC transporter ATP-binding protein, which translates to MDVERKKKIEASFITKQYELAPSRVEKLQATFFSRKFPVFWAVRGVSFTAYEGETIAVVGTNGSGKSTLMKMVAGIIPNTTGKIDIHGDTSLIAINAGLRGGMTGRENIKLKGLMVGLTDEEILERMDDIIAFSELGDFIDQQVKHYSSGMKSKLGFAISVYTNPDIVIIDEALSVGDATFNRKSLAKIKDFQKEGKTIFFVSHDLGQVREMADKVLWMHFGEVRMFGPTVEVMNEYDKFVSEYKALDDAGQKKYRENKREAQMNFSVDGLAENAVASAETPEEKVLIKKVVYEQPFNDRLSWGDKIGLGILLGIAVFLIGLLIMQGPIYADVVPNNVTMLEHGGPMQ; encoded by the coding sequence ATGGACGTAGAGCGTAAAAAGAAAATTGAAGCCTCATTCATAACGAAGCAGTATGAATTGGCGCCTAGCCGCGTTGAAAAATTACAAGCAACTTTCTTCAGTCGCAAATTCCCAGTGTTTTGGGCAGTGCGAGGAGTTAGTTTTACTGCGTATGAAGGGGAAACAATTGCCGTCGTTGGGACAAATGGTTCTGGTAAATCAACATTGATGAAGATGGTCGCAGGAATTATTCCGAACACGACCGGAAAAATTGATATTCATGGAGATACATCGTTAATTGCTATTAACGCAGGTTTGCGTGGTGGTATGACTGGGCGTGAGAATATTAAGCTAAAGGGATTGATGGTTGGTTTAACTGATGAAGAAATTTTGGAACGCATGGACGATATTATTGCCTTTTCAGAATTAGGTGATTTTATTGATCAACAGGTTAAACATTATTCATCAGGAATGAAGTCGAAATTGGGATTTGCAATATCAGTTTACACAAACCCGGATATTGTGATTATTGACGAAGCATTATCTGTTGGTGACGCCACGTTTAATCGTAAGTCATTGGCGAAGATTAAAGATTTCCAAAAAGAAGGAAAAACAATTTTCTTTGTATCGCATGACCTAGGTCAGGTGCGTGAAATGGCTGATAAAGTTTTATGGATGCACTTTGGGGAAGTTCGAATGTTTGGACCTACTGTTGAAGTGATGAATGAATACGATAAATTTGTATCTGAATATAAAGCATTAGATGATGCAGGTCAAAAAAAGTACCGTGAAAACAAACGTGAAGCACAGATGAACTTTTCAGTCGATGGTCTAGCGGAAAATGCAGTTGCTAGTGCAGAAACGCCTGAAGAAAAAGTGTTAATTAAAAAAGTTGTGTACGAGCAACCATTTAATGATCGTTTGAGCTGGGGTGATAAAATTGGCCTAGGAATTTTGCTGGGAATAGCGGTGTTTTTGATAGGTCTATTAATTATGCAAGGCCCAATTTACGCAGATGTTGTACCGAACAATGTAACAATGCTTGAACACGGAGGGCCTATGCAATGA
- a CDS encoding glycosyltransferase family 2 protein, whose protein sequence is MEKLSIIVPVYNEEVMVPIFTEAVENIRKNELPNIMFEYWFIDDGSSDATLEELRKLQAKMPEQVHYVSFSRNFGKEAALYAGLQKATGDYVAVMDVDLQDPPELLPEMVNGVASGEYDCVGTRRTTRDGEPPIRTFFSKLFYKLINRISSTQIVEGARDYRVMSRQVVSALLRMTEYNRFSKGMFSWVGFNTKYLEFENKDRVAGETSWSFWSLLKYSIEGIVNFSQAPLVLVSVLGLLSCAGSVIAALFLAARTMFTSAAVVSGWTSMIVIILFMGGIQLLSIGIVGRYISNIYLEVKNRPIYLSKEER, encoded by the coding sequence ATGGAAAAACTTTCAATCATTGTACCGGTCTACAATGAAGAAGTCATGGTACCCATTTTTACAGAAGCTGTAGAAAACATTCGTAAAAATGAATTACCAAATATTATGTTTGAATACTGGTTCATCGACGATGGATCATCAGATGCAACATTAGAAGAATTACGTAAGTTACAAGCCAAAATGCCAGAACAAGTACACTATGTATCTTTCTCACGTAATTTTGGTAAGGAAGCAGCACTATATGCTGGATTGCAAAAGGCAACTGGTGATTATGTTGCTGTTATGGACGTCGATTTACAAGATCCACCAGAATTGTTACCAGAAATGGTAAATGGTGTTGCGTCTGGAGAATATGATTGTGTGGGAACACGTCGTACAACTCGTGATGGTGAACCACCAATTCGTACATTCTTTAGTAAGTTGTTCTACAAGTTAATCAATCGTATTTCTTCTACACAAATTGTAGAAGGAGCACGTGATTATCGTGTCATGTCTCGTCAAGTAGTTTCAGCACTACTACGCATGACAGAATATAACCGTTTTTCTAAGGGGATGTTCAGCTGGGTTGGTTTCAACACAAAATATCTTGAATTCGAAAATAAGGATCGTGTTGCCGGTGAAACGTCATGGTCATTCTGGAGTCTTCTAAAATACTCAATTGAAGGAATTGTTAATTTCTCACAAGCGCCATTAGTATTGGTCTCAGTATTAGGATTGTTGTCATGTGCGGGATCTGTTATAGCGGCGCTATTCTTAGCAGCTCGTACAATGTTCACGTCGGCGGCTGTGGTCTCTGGATGGACTTCAATGATTGTGATTATTCTATTTATGGGTGGTATTCAATTATTGAGTATTGGAATTGTTGGACGCTACATTTCAAATATTTATTTGGAAGTAAAGAACCGTCCAATTTATCTTTCTAAAGAAGAACGTTAG
- a CDS encoding aminopeptidase, with amino-acid sequence MTIQHFDTLLNKYAQLIVNTGINVRKGQNVVIYAEISQQALVHELIDAAYTSGANRVDVEWSDLHTKREFLRHASEADLQNLPSSAAMRAQEIADNLTSRIAVISNDPDGFSNVDGDRVSTFEQAYQRAVAPVRQATMNNDLDWCVVGAAGQAWAEKIFPNLTPAEAQDELWTQIFKINRVSVDNNPTEEWEAHIATLNTKASWLTDHNFTALHFKSAVTDLTVGLATDHVWEAADSTDKAGERFVANMPTEEVFTSPDFRNISGTVMSTKPLSYAGVLINDIKLTFAEGKVIEASSSTGEEVLKQLLATDAGAKSLGEVSLVPFHSPISESGIVFYNTLFDENASCHLAFGAAYPSNIKNGTTMDTEARQAKGQNDSAVHVDFMVGSSDMQVDGILADGSTVPVFRDGDWA; translated from the coding sequence ATGACGATTCAACATTTTGATACATTGCTTAACAAGTACGCTCAACTGATTGTAAATACTGGGATTAACGTGCGTAAAGGACAAAACGTTGTTATTTACGCGGAAATCAGTCAACAAGCATTAGTCCACGAATTGATTGACGCCGCCTACACAAGTGGTGCAAATCGCGTTGATGTAGAATGGTCTGACTTACACACAAAGCGTGAATTCTTACGCCACGCTAGTGAAGCTGATCTACAAAACCTACCCTCATCCGCAGCAATGCGCGCCCAAGAAATTGCAGATAACTTAACATCACGTATTGCGGTTATTTCAAACGATCCTGATGGCTTCTCTAATGTTGACGGTGATCGTGTCTCAACTTTTGAACAAGCTTATCAACGTGCCGTTGCACCTGTCCGTCAAGCTACAATGAACAATGACTTGGACTGGTGTGTAGTTGGCGCTGCTGGACAAGCATGGGCTGAAAAGATTTTCCCTAACTTGACACCCGCGGAAGCCCAAGATGAACTTTGGACGCAAATCTTTAAAATCAATCGTGTAAGTGTTGATAATAACCCAACCGAAGAATGGGAAGCACACATTGCAACATTGAACACAAAGGCTAGCTGGTTAACAGATCATAATTTCACAGCATTACACTTCAAGTCAGCGGTAACCGACTTAACAGTTGGACTAGCCACTGACCACGTTTGGGAAGCTGCAGATTCTACTGACAAGGCTGGAGAACGTTTCGTTGCCAACATGCCAACTGAAGAAGTGTTCACATCTCCTGACTTCCGTAATATTTCAGGAACTGTAATGTCAACCAAGCCACTTTCATATGCGGGTGTGTTGATTAATGACATCAAGCTAACATTTGCAGAGGGTAAGGTCATCGAAGCTTCATCTTCAACTGGAGAAGAAGTCTTAAAGCAACTACTAGCCACAGACGCTGGCGCTAAGTCATTAGGTGAAGTTTCACTTGTACCTTTCCATTCACCAATTTCAGAATCAGGTATTGTTTTCTACAACACTTTGTTTGATGAAAACGCCTCATGTCATTTGGCCTTTGGTGCTGCATACCCTTCAAACATTAAGAACGGAACAACAATGGATACTGAAGCACGTCAAGCAAAGGGACAAAACGACTCTGCTGTCCACGTGGACTTCATGGTTGGTTCATCTGACATGCAAGTTGACGGTATTCTAGCAGACGGATCAACTGTACCTGTCTTCCGCGACGGTGACTGGGCATAA
- a CDS encoding DUF4422 domain-containing protein yields MKILVAAHKPYEMSEQDIYQPIYVGAALKQDMPAGYIGDNTGRNMSEMNAHFNELTGLYWAKYNLQDEDIVGLMHYRRYLGVKASHDLRDILTKEDITTALAEVDVLVPKARNYFIENQQTHYYNAHEHEPFDVMKEVIADEFAEYAPAFERVCGSTKAHLFNMQIMKQADFQSFTDFLFAVLNQVEEKVPYKSYEGQESRVFGFLSEYLLDTWMLTHDKTYREYPLVTTEKTNWFDKGFAFLKRKFGNGKNKKTHF; encoded by the coding sequence ATGAAGATTTTAGTGGCGGCACATAAGCCGTATGAAATGTCAGAACAAGATATTTACCAGCCTATTTATGTAGGTGCAGCGTTGAAGCAAGATATGCCAGCTGGCTACATCGGGGATAATACCGGACGTAATATGTCTGAGATGAATGCGCATTTCAATGAATTGACGGGTTTGTACTGGGCAAAATACAATTTACAAGATGAAGATATTGTTGGATTAATGCATTACCGTCGTTACTTAGGTGTAAAGGCATCACATGACTTGCGTGATATCTTAACCAAAGAAGATATTACAACGGCGTTAGCTGAAGTTGATGTCTTGGTACCAAAGGCAAGAAATTACTTCATTGAAAATCAACAAACGCATTATTATAATGCTCATGAGCATGAGCCGTTTGATGTGATGAAGGAAGTCATTGCTGATGAGTTCGCAGAATACGCACCCGCTTTTGAACGCGTTTGTGGATCAACTAAGGCACATTTGTTTAATATGCAAATTATGAAGCAAGCAGATTTTCAATCATTTACAGATTTTCTATTCGCGGTCTTAAATCAGGTGGAAGAAAAGGTGCCTTATAAGAGTTATGAAGGACAGGAGAGCCGTGTGTTCGGTTTCTTGTCTGAATACCTCCTAGACACGTGGATGTTAACGCATGATAAGACATATCGTGAGTATCCTTTGGTTACAACTGAGAAAACGAATTGGTTCGATAAAGGTTTTGCGTTCTTGAAGCGTAAATTTGGTAACGGGAAAAATAAGAAAACACATTTTTAA
- a CDS encoding cold-shock protein — protein sequence MEQGSVKWFNDDKGFGFIARENGDDVFVHFSAIQGDGFKSLNEGQAVEFEVVNGDRGLQAENVTKIG from the coding sequence ATGGAACAAGGTTCAGTAAAGTGGTTCAACGATGACAAGGGATTCGGATTTATCGCACGTGAAAACGGTGACGATGTATTCGTACACTTCTCAGCTATCCAAGGTGACGGTTTCAAGTCATTGAACGAAGGTCAAGCTGTTGAATTTGAAGTAGTTAACGGAGACCGTGGACTACAAGCAGAAAACGTTACAAAGATCGGTTAA
- a CDS encoding GH25 family lysozyme, with amino-acid sequence MKFKGLLLMGLSAGIVGMTQTDVAHANVPWLNITDKSVPRTDFVDISSHNGVPTVQEFKIMKNYGVKGVMVKLTEATSYRNPYAASQIANAKAAGLTVGGYHYSWYTDEATARAEGRYFAQFAKELGLPTNTPMADDLEEPQVKYANLNGKVNTHTKAFRAGVAGAGYTNNILYTYGSYATESGLSTASFGKKNVWMASYPFTPSKDSLWHTDVGMWQFNSNMHFPNVRGTFDANIDYAGTMSGGSSASKPKPKPKPKPTVYKSYFKFDQSRRNDWMFTTAPYGYEGAKGAGRVPDGQIVWIEKREKAANGVTWYYAKINGKYVWFDALSGSLLRESDVKQTSVNKTYEFDQNGRKDSLYTTAPYGFAGSKDVGKAKQGVSVKVDKQMVNDGVTWFYGTVNGQKVWFDAKAVKLPSTALATTKVSKYFVTNQSSRRDGMFENAPFRYAGSKSAGWIPNNRLVWVEKQHKSETGSIWYYGEINGRKVWFDSLSGSVLKVQDVTQTTVNKTYVFNQNGRKDSLYTTAPYGFAGSKDVGKPKHDASVKVEKQIVNNGVTWFYGTVNGQKVWFDSKAVNLPVAPLTTTKVSKYFVTNQSTRRDGMFENAPFRYAGSKSAGWIPNNRLVWVEKQHKSNTGVVWYYGQINGRKVWFDSLSGSVLKVQDVKQTAVNKNYVFNQTGRKDSLYTTAPYGFASSKDVGKAKHGVTVKVDKQMVNNGVTWFYGTVNGQKVWFDANAVKIAPVAKKAMVEASSETPASVKKETSSKVMSSSSSATSSEQQKRTSSESQVKETSGKMSEESSAVVQNVKFDFIFDQTKREDDLYKEVKGMPVDTKVLRPAVDKEILHVTKQFVDEDGTIWYGAKLNKDFVWFETKAGRVNI; translated from the coding sequence ATGAAATTTAAAGGCTTACTATTAATGGGGCTGTCAGCGGGAATTGTCGGTATGACACAAACCGATGTTGCCCATGCCAATGTTCCTTGGCTAAACATTACAGATAAAAGTGTTCCGCGTACTGACTTTGTGGATATTTCTTCACACAATGGTGTACCAACGGTGCAAGAATTTAAAATCATGAAGAATTATGGTGTTAAAGGTGTAATGGTTAAGTTAACGGAAGCTACAAGCTACCGTAATCCATATGCCGCAAGTCAAATTGCGAACGCTAAAGCAGCGGGGCTGACTGTAGGTGGATATCACTATAGTTGGTATACAGATGAAGCGACTGCCCGTGCTGAAGGACGTTATTTTGCGCAATTTGCTAAGGAATTAGGATTGCCAACTAACACACCAATGGCGGACGATCTAGAAGAACCTCAAGTTAAGTACGCCAACTTAAATGGGAAAGTAAATACTCATACTAAGGCTTTCCGTGCAGGTGTAGCTGGTGCGGGATACACAAATAATATTCTATATACGTATGGTTCATACGCAACAGAATCAGGTTTGAGTACAGCTAGTTTTGGTAAGAAAAATGTGTGGATGGCCTCATATCCATTTACACCAAGCAAGGATTCTTTGTGGCATACCGATGTAGGGATGTGGCAATTTAATAGTAATATGCATTTCCCAAATGTTCGCGGAACATTTGATGCGAATATTGATTATGCTGGAACGATGAGCGGTGGTTCATCAGCAAGTAAGCCAAAACCTAAGCCAAAGCCAAAGCCAACTGTATATAAGTCTTACTTCAAGTTTGACCAAAGCCGACGTAATGATTGGATGTTTACGACGGCGCCATATGGATATGAAGGAGCCAAAGGGGCTGGACGTGTACCAGATGGACAAATTGTGTGGATTGAAAAGCGTGAAAAAGCTGCCAATGGTGTAACTTGGTATTATGCAAAGATTAACGGTAAGTATGTATGGTTTGATGCGCTTTCAGGATCATTGCTACGTGAATCAGATGTGAAGCAAACGTCTGTCAACAAGACATACGAGTTTGATCAAAATGGACGCAAGGACAGCTTGTATACCACTGCGCCATACGGATTTGCTGGTTCAAAGGATGTTGGTAAGGCAAAGCAAGGTGTCTCTGTTAAGGTAGACAAGCAAATGGTCAATGATGGCGTAACATGGTTCTATGGAACAGTTAATGGTCAAAAGGTTTGGTTTGATGCCAAGGCCGTTAAGTTGCCTTCTACGGCACTAGCTACTACGAAGGTAAGTAAGTACTTCGTAACGAACCAATCAAGTCGTCGTGATGGTATGTTTGAAAATGCGCCATTCCGATATGCTGGTTCTAAGTCAGCTGGATGGATTCCAAATAACCGTCTTGTGTGGGTTGAAAAGCAACATAAGTCAGAGACTGGTTCTATCTGGTATTACGGAGAAATTAATGGACGTAAGGTCTGGTTTGACTCACTTTCAGGTTCTGTATTAAAGGTACAAGACGTCACACAAACAACGGTGAACAAGACGTATGTCTTTAACCAAAACGGACGTAAGGATAGCTTGTACACTACTGCGCCATACGGATTTGCTGGTTCAAAGGATGTTGGTAAGCCAAAGCATGATGCATCTGTTAAGGTAGAGAAGCAAATCGTTAATAACGGCGTAACGTGGTTCTATGGAACAGTTAATGGTCAAAAGGTTTGGTTTGATTCTAAGGCTGTTAATCTACCGGTTGCACCATTAACAACTACGAAGGTAAGCAAGTACTTCGTAACAAACCAATCAACTCGTCGTGACGGTATGTTTGAAAATGCGCCATTCCGATATGCTGGTTCTAAGTCAGCTGGATGGATTCCAAATAACCGCCTTGTATGGGTTGAAAAGCAACACAAGTCAAATACCGGTGTTGTCTGGTATTACGGACAAATCAACGGACGTAAGGTTTGGTTTGATTCACTTTCAGGTTCTGTTCTAAAAGTGCAAGATGTGAAGCAAACAGCTGTGAATAAGAACTATGTGTTTAACCAAACTGGACGTAAGGACAGTTTGTATACGACAGCACCATATGGATTTGCTAGCTCAAAGGATGTTGGTAAGGCGAAGCATGGTGTAACTGTTAAGGTTGACAAGCAAATGGTTAACAATGGTGTGACATGGTTCTATGGAACAGTGAATGGGCAAAAGGTTTGGTTTGATGCCAATGCTGTAAAGATTGCGCCTGTAGCGAAGAAGGCAATGGTTGAAGCTTCTTCAGAAACGCCTGCTTCTGTGAAGAAAGAGACATCATCAAAGGTGATGTCATCTAGTTCATCAGCAACGTCATCAGAACAACAAAAGCGTACTTCTTCTGAATCTCAAGTGAAGGAAACATCTGGAAAGATGTCAGAAGAATCAAGTGCCGTTGTGCAAAACGTTAAATTTGATTTCATTTTTGATCAAACAAAGCGTGAAGATGATCTATATAAAGAAGTAAAAGGTATGCCTGTAGATACAAAGGTTTTGCGCCCAGCTGTTGATAAGGAAATTTTGCATGTGACAAAGCAATTTGTCGATGAAGATGGAACTATCTGGTATGGTGCTAAGCTAAACAAGGATTTTGTTTGGTTTGAAACTAAAGCAGGTCGCGTGAATATTTAA
- the tagD gene encoding glycerol-3-phosphate cytidylyltransferase: MRRVITYGTFDLLHYGHINLLRRAKERGDYLIVALSTDEFNWRDKHKKTYFTFEKRKQLLEAIRYVDLVIPEENWDQKVSDVKLYQVDEFVMGDDWQGKFDYLADETDVEVVYLARTQEISTTQIKKDLNAQAMATEQKTTLTER; this comes from the coding sequence ATGCGTCGGGTTATTACGTATGGAACATTTGATTTATTGCATTACGGACATATTAACTTATTGCGTCGTGCGAAGGAACGCGGTGACTATCTGATTGTGGCGTTGTCTACTGACGAATTTAATTGGCGTGATAAGCACAAGAAAACCTATTTTACTTTTGAAAAGCGTAAGCAACTGTTGGAAGCCATTCGCTATGTCGATTTAGTTATTCCTGAGGAAAATTGGGATCAAAAAGTATCTGATGTAAAGCTTTACCAAGTAGATGAATTTGTGATGGGGGATGATTGGCAAGGGAAGTTTGATTACCTTGCGGATGAAACTGATGTAGAAGTTGTGTACTTAGCACGTACGCAAGAGATTTCTACGACGCAAATCAAAAAAGATTTGAATGCACAAGCCATGGCAACTGAACAAAAAACAACATTAACGGAACGTTAA
- a CDS encoding ABC transporter permease has product MMKDLRQVLQEIGQHLEIAVRLARFNIASRWADNYLGSLWNYLEPCMYIGTYFVIFGLGMYGGTINGQPYILWLLIGIVPWYFVKGSFSRGLTSIKSQLGMLTKTKFPMSIAPVVPMIEEFRRFIIMLVMSIGVMFLFGVVPTVSWLQLGYAIFAMWAFLLGLNLLTSTLTLLVPDFQTAANAVFRLAFFISGVIINFDARSMPETVVVILKMMPFYQIIDNFRASLLFNQSVFHNPLNTVFFWTLTLLMLWGGSIAHVRFRGKFMDLI; this is encoded by the coding sequence ATGATGAAAGATTTACGTCAGGTATTGCAGGAAATTGGGCAACACCTAGAAATAGCAGTACGGTTGGCTCGATTTAATATCGCTTCGCGTTGGGCTGATAATTACTTGGGATCGCTTTGGAATTATTTGGAACCCTGTATGTACATCGGAACCTATTTTGTGATTTTTGGTTTAGGTATGTATGGTGGAACGATTAATGGGCAACCCTATATTTTGTGGCTCTTGATTGGAATAGTACCATGGTATTTTGTTAAGGGATCATTTAGCCGAGGTCTAACAAGTATTAAGTCACAATTAGGCATGTTAACCAAGACGAAATTCCCGATGTCTATTGCGCCCGTGGTACCAATGATTGAAGAGTTCCGTCGATTCATCATAATGTTAGTCATGTCAATCGGAGTTATGTTTTTATTTGGTGTAGTGCCAACTGTCTCTTGGCTACAACTAGGGTATGCGATATTTGCTATGTGGGCATTTTTACTGGGCTTAAATTTGTTAACGTCAACGCTAACATTATTGGTACCTGATTTTCAAACAGCTGCGAATGCAGTATTTCGTTTAGCGTTTTTTATCTCAGGTGTTATTATTAACTTTGATGCACGTAGCATGCCGGAAACAGTTGTGGTTATTCTAAAAATGATGCCATTTTATCAAATTATTGATAATTTCCGAGCTAGTTTGCTATTTAACCAATCGGTTTTCCATAACCCGCTGAATACAGTCTTTTTCTGGACATTAACACTCTTGATGCTATGGGGTGGTTCAATTGCGCACGTTCGATTCCGTGGTAAGTTTATGGATCTTATCTAA
- a CDS encoding sugar transferase → MHKFSKSYIFAKRFLDISVAIFALIVFAPVFAVVSSFYLFGSNKGPVFYRQERIGYQHQPFKIYKFRSMVVNAEAKLLANEEMYAKFVANGYKLPTEEDPRITRFGAFIRKTSIDELPQFLNILKGEMSIIGPRPVVERELVEYGDEVDEFLSVKPGAMGLWQATGRSTIHYPERATLELTYAKDANMWFDFKIIFKTIAAIFQRDGAM, encoded by the coding sequence ATGCATAAATTTAGTAAAAGCTATATTTTTGCCAAACGGTTTTTAGATATTTCCGTCGCCATTTTTGCGTTGATTGTGTTTGCGCCAGTGTTTGCGGTTGTTTCTTCCTTCTACCTGTTTGGTAGTAATAAAGGACCAGTATTTTATCGTCAAGAACGTATAGGATACCAACATCAACCGTTTAAGATTTATAAGTTTCGTTCAATGGTTGTGAACGCTGAAGCCAAGTTGTTGGCAAACGAAGAGATGTACGCTAAGTTCGTCGCCAACGGTTATAAATTACCAACGGAAGAAGATCCACGTATCACACGATTTGGTGCATTCATTCGTAAGACATCAATTGATGAATTGCCACAATTCTTAAACATCTTAAAGGGTGAAATGAGTATTATTGGGCCTCGACCAGTGGTTGAGCGTGAATTAGTTGAATACGGTGATGAAGTTGATGAGTTTTTGTCAGTTAAGCCAGGTGCAATGGGACTTTGGCAAGCAACAGGGCGTAGTACTATTCACTATCCAGAACGTGCTACGTTGGAATTAACGTATGCTAAAGACGCTAATATGTGGTTTGATTTCAAAATCATTTTTAAAACAATTGCGGCCATCTTCCAACGTGATGGTGCCATGTAA
- a CDS encoding CDP-glycerol glycerophosphotransferase family protein: MQKLKNMIKNSTIVGRLYGGVQLLFIKTLQLFVRVDDKQILFMSYSGRQFSDSPRTAFELLQSDPAYRDFKFVWAFNEPGEFDHSGITKKVSANSLSYFYHLLRSKYWVSNASIERLTPFNHPKNTYIQFWHGVPMKHLGPDEAQLSPLVKNWYKKANFDYLFTYGEYDTERFEHIFPSAQRYNQVGQLRKYALEQQRANFNRAQVMRRLRLNPNKPTLLYAPTFREYELAEDSLAYLGAGVLEQLAKTYNVIYRGHYFAALPTTMPGVTIANDADLNELFLVSDLLVTDYSSLLFDYAPEQKPIYLYEADVAEYKKKRGLYISGEDLGLPVVHSEHELLSALMKAEQLDTAAVEDLLTHYNPMSAETTVDFIFEIISTDKI, encoded by the coding sequence ATGCAGAAATTAAAAAACATGATTAAAAATTCAACAATTGTAGGACGTTTATATGGTGGTGTGCAGTTGTTGTTCATTAAAACGTTGCAATTGTTTGTACGTGTTGATGATAAACAAATTTTGTTTATGTCATACAGCGGGCGTCAATTTTCAGATTCACCTCGTACAGCGTTTGAATTGTTGCAATCGGATCCAGCATATCGTGATTTTAAATTTGTATGGGCATTTAATGAGCCGGGCGAGTTTGATCACTCAGGTATTACTAAAAAAGTCTCTGCAAATTCATTGTCATATTTTTATCATTTGTTACGTTCTAAATATTGGGTATCTAATGCATCAATTGAACGATTAACGCCATTTAATCATCCAAAGAATACGTATATTCAATTTTGGCATGGTGTACCAATGAAACATTTAGGCCCAGATGAAGCACAATTAAGTCCGTTAGTTAAAAATTGGTATAAAAAAGCTAACTTCGATTATCTCTTTACTTACGGTGAATATGACACTGAACGATTTGAACATATTTTTCCGAGTGCACAACGCTATAACCAGGTCGGACAATTACGTAAGTATGCGCTAGAGCAACAACGTGCTAACTTTAATCGTGCACAAGTCATGCGTCGCTTACGTTTGAATCCTAATAAGCCAACGTTGTTGTATGCGCCGACATTTCGTGAATATGAATTAGCGGAAGATAGTTTAGCCTATTTGGGTGCTGGTGTCTTGGAACAGTTAGCCAAAACGTATAATGTGATATATCGTGGTCATTATTTTGCAGCTTTGCCAACCACAATGCCAGGTGTAACGATTGCAAATGATGCGGATTTGAATGAATTATTCCTAGTGAGTGATTTACTAGTGACAGATTATTCAAGTCTATTGTTTGATTATGCACCTGAACAAAAGCCAATCTATCTATATGAAGCCGATGTTGCTGAGTATAAGAAGAAGCGAGGCCTTTATATTTCTGGTGAAGACTTAGGCTTGCCGGTAGTGCATAGTGAACATGAACTGCTATCAGCTTTGATGAAGGCTGAACAATTAGACACAGCGGCAGTAGAAGATCTGTTAACCCACTATAATCCAATGTCTGCAGAAACGACCGTTGATTTTATATTTGAAATCATTAGTACAGATAAAATATAG
- the map gene encoding type I methionyl aminopeptidase has translation MITIKSDREIKAMKESGAIIAGMHQGLRDIIKPGISTWEIEEFGRDYIESRGARAAQIGFEGFEFATTISVNEEVAHAFPRKKLKLKEGDLVTVDTVVELDGFYTDSAWSYAVGQVSDEVKQLMDVTLKALYLGIDQAQVGNRIGDIGSAIDEYVTQFGYGNVRDYVGHGIQPTMHEEPSVPHYGVAGRGLRLKPGMTITIEPMINLGGWQVETSTEDGWTVTTLDGSWSCQYEHTIAITNDGPKILTSQDAEMDAKYL, from the coding sequence ATGATCACAATTAAGTCTGACCGTGAAATTAAAGCCATGAAAGAATCAGGTGCTATTATTGCGGGGATGCATCAAGGTCTCCGTGATATTATCAAGCCAGGAATTTCTACATGGGAAATTGAAGAATTTGGGCGTGACTATATCGAAAGTCGTGGTGCCCGCGCAGCGCAAATCGGATTTGAAGGATTTGAATTCGCAACAACTATCTCTGTCAATGAAGAAGTTGCCCATGCGTTCCCTCGTAAAAAGTTGAAATTAAAAGAAGGTGACTTAGTTACCGTTGATACAGTTGTTGAATTAGATGGTTTCTACACTGACTCTGCTTGGTCATATGCTGTTGGTCAAGTATCTGATGAAGTGAAGCAATTGATGGATGTGACCTTGAAGGCATTGTACCTTGGAATTGATCAAGCGCAAGTTGGAAATCGTATTGGTGATATTGGTTCAGCAATTGATGAATATGTCACACAATTCGGCTATGGAAACGTTCGTGATTACGTTGGACATGGTATTCAACCAACGATGCACGAAGAACCTTCTGTACCACACTATGGTGTTGCTGGACGTGGCCTACGTTTGAAGCCAGGTATGACAATTACTATTGAACCAATGATTAATTTGGGTGGTTGGCAAGTTGAAACATCAACCGAAGATGGTTGGACTGTAACAACATTAGATGGTTCATGGTCTTGTCAATATGAACACACAATTGCCATTACAAATGACGGGCCAAAGATTTTGACTAGTCAAGACGCGGAAATGGATGCGAAGTATCTGTAA